A single window of Mycolicibacterium madagascariense DNA harbors:
- a CDS encoding TetR/AcrR family transcriptional regulator: MGTKADRTRAVILTAARERFAESGYAGATIRAIAADANIDPSMVMRYFGSKDQLFAAAAEFDLRFPDLSDVEPSHLGRAIVEHFLDRWEEDDALVVLLRSATTNAEAAQRMTDIFAGQLLPAIAKIVPDDAARRAGLIGTQVLGMALCRFVLRLPPVVAMTRAELIDSLAPTLQRYALARD, from the coding sequence ATGGGCACCAAGGCCGATCGGACGCGGGCGGTCATCCTCACCGCGGCGCGCGAACGGTTCGCGGAGTCCGGCTACGCCGGCGCGACGATCCGGGCCATTGCCGCCGACGCGAACATCGACCCGTCGATGGTCATGCGCTACTTCGGCAGCAAGGATCAGCTGTTCGCCGCTGCCGCCGAATTCGACCTGCGCTTCCCCGACCTCTCCGACGTCGAGCCGTCACACCTCGGCCGCGCGATCGTCGAGCACTTCCTCGACCGCTGGGAGGAGGACGACGCGCTCGTCGTCCTGTTGCGCTCGGCCACCACCAATGCCGAAGCGGCGCAACGCATGACGGACATCTTCGCGGGCCAGCTGCTGCCCGCCATCGCGAAGATCGTGCCGGACGACGCAGCCCGACGCGCCGGCCTGATCGGCACCCAGGTGCTCGGAATGGCGCTCTGCCGGTTCGTGCTGCGGTTGCCACCGGTCGTCGCCATGACCCGCGCCGAGCTGATCGACTCGCTGGCGCCGACGCTGCAGCGCTATGCCCTCGCCCGAGACTGA
- a CDS encoding FAD-dependent oxidoreductase — protein sequence MTDTDVLIVGAGPTGLTLAAALLLQGVSVTLVDRQAEGANTSRAAGVNARSLEVLDRIDVTRRLVKEGVEAPRFTIRDRAATLLTVDFSGLATDYPFTLLVPQSTTERLLLERVRELGGDVIRPKTLVTVAQDAARVTATFDDGDTVSARYLVGADGMHSTVRTQAGIGFTGGAYEHEFVLADARLRGDAPTDEVRLFWASEGLTVVAPLPDGAFRIVAPMDGAPEHPSADLVQRLLDDRGPGGLVVTDVVWSSRFRIHHRVADDYRAGRVLLAGDAAHVHSPAGGQGMNLGIQDAIALADALAAVLDGAPDTRLDDYAATRRPIAEQVVALTDRLTRLATIPRSLRPLRNALLGLVGRMPALTRALAARLSGLVYR from the coding sequence GTGACCGACACCGACGTACTCATCGTGGGCGCCGGGCCCACCGGCCTGACGTTGGCCGCGGCGTTGCTGCTGCAGGGCGTCTCGGTGACGCTCGTGGACCGTCAGGCCGAGGGGGCCAACACCTCCCGCGCGGCGGGTGTGAACGCGCGAAGCCTGGAGGTCCTCGACCGCATCGACGTGACGCGTCGGCTGGTCAAGGAGGGTGTCGAAGCGCCGCGGTTCACGATCCGCGACCGCGCCGCGACCCTGCTGACGGTCGACTTCAGCGGGCTGGCGACCGATTATCCGTTCACCCTGCTCGTGCCCCAGTCGACGACCGAGCGGCTGTTGCTCGAGCGCGTGCGTGAACTCGGGGGCGACGTGATCCGGCCCAAGACCCTCGTGACCGTCGCCCAGGACGCCGCGCGGGTCACCGCGACGTTCGACGACGGCGACACCGTCTCCGCGCGCTACCTCGTCGGCGCCGACGGCATGCACAGCACCGTCCGCACGCAGGCGGGCATCGGCTTCACCGGCGGGGCCTACGAGCACGAGTTCGTCCTCGCCGACGCGCGGCTGCGCGGGGACGCGCCCACCGACGAAGTTCGCCTGTTCTGGGCCAGCGAAGGGCTGACCGTCGTCGCCCCCCTGCCCGACGGAGCGTTCCGCATCGTCGCCCCGATGGACGGCGCGCCCGAGCACCCCTCGGCGGACCTCGTGCAGCGGCTCCTCGACGACAGGGGGCCCGGCGGCCTCGTGGTCACCGACGTCGTGTGGTCATCCCGGTTCCGCATCCATCACCGCGTCGCCGATGACTACCGGGCGGGGCGCGTCCTGCTGGCGGGCGACGCCGCGCACGTCCACAGCCCCGCGGGCGGGCAGGGCATGAACCTCGGCATTCAGGACGCGATCGCCCTGGCCGATGCGCTGGCCGCGGTACTCGACGGCGCCCCCGACACCCGGCTCGACGACTACGCGGCCACCCGACGCCCCATCGCCGAGCAGGTCGTCGCCCTGACCGACCGGCTGACCAGGCTCGCCACCATTCCCCGCAGCCTGCGTCCGCTGCGAAATGCCTTGCTGGGCTTGGTCGGTCGCATGCCAGCGCTGACGCGGGCTTTGGCGGCACGGCTGTCGGGGTTGGTCTACCGCTGA
- a CDS encoding NAD(P)/FAD-dependent oxidoreductase codes for MQTVEADYLVVGAGAMGMAFVDTVLTESDATIVIVDRNDQPGGHWLTAYPFVRLHQPSAYYGVNSRPLGADTIDANGWNAGFYELAGAGEICAYFDAVMRQQFLPSGRVTFYPMSEYLGDGRIRTLNGDEVVVNVRKRTVDATYLGVVVPSMRPPAYDVAPGVDCIPPNGLPKKPFRDQYVIVGAGKTAFDSCLWLLRHGISPDRVTWIRPRDSWLLDRAAIQPGMVFAERVISDFAAQMRAVLKATSTDDLFARLAGAGCLLRIDESVEPTMYRCAIVSELELAQLRRIEDVVRMGHVEAIEPGRIVLEQGSVETRPDALYVDCTGDGLGKRPPVDVFQAGHLVLQPVRTCQPAFSAAVIGHVEVTKTDDAERNAYCRPVPHPTVPLDWLTMTRTFHANQLHWFADAEMMAWLSGARLNVVSHLSSRTPTPADMIPLSERLSAVNEKIDALLGA; via the coding sequence ATGCAGACCGTCGAGGCCGACTACCTGGTGGTGGGGGCCGGCGCCATGGGCATGGCGTTCGTCGACACCGTGCTCACCGAGTCCGACGCGACCATCGTCATCGTCGACCGCAACGATCAGCCCGGCGGCCACTGGCTCACCGCCTACCCCTTCGTGCGGCTGCACCAGCCGTCGGCCTACTACGGGGTGAACTCGCGCCCGCTCGGTGCCGACACCATCGACGCGAACGGTTGGAACGCCGGGTTCTACGAACTGGCCGGCGCCGGGGAGATCTGCGCGTACTTCGACGCCGTCATGCGCCAGCAGTTCCTGCCGTCGGGGCGGGTCACCTTCTACCCGATGAGCGAATACCTCGGCGACGGCCGGATCCGCACACTGAACGGCGACGAGGTCGTGGTGAACGTGCGCAAGCGTACGGTCGATGCCACCTATCTCGGGGTCGTCGTCCCCTCGATGCGCCCGCCCGCCTACGACGTCGCGCCTGGCGTCGACTGCATCCCCCCAAATGGCTTGCCCAAGAAGCCCTTTCGCGATCAGTACGTCATCGTCGGCGCGGGCAAGACCGCGTTCGACAGCTGCCTATGGCTGCTGCGCCACGGCATCTCGCCCGACCGGGTGACGTGGATCCGACCGCGCGACAGCTGGCTGCTCGACCGCGCCGCGATCCAACCCGGCATGGTGTTCGCCGAACGCGTCATCTCCGACTTCGCCGCGCAGATGAGGGCGGTGCTCAAGGCCACCTCGACCGACGACCTCTTCGCCCGGCTCGCCGGCGCCGGGTGCCTGCTGCGCATCGACGAGTCGGTGGAGCCCACGATGTACCGCTGCGCCATCGTCTCCGAACTCGAACTGGCCCAGCTGCGGCGGATCGAGGACGTCGTCAGGATGGGCCACGTCGAGGCCATCGAACCGGGTCGCATCGTCCTGGAGCAGGGCAGCGTCGAGACCAGGCCCGACGCGCTCTACGTCGACTGCACCGGCGACGGGCTCGGCAAGCGCCCGCCCGTCGACGTCTTCCAGGCGGGCCACCTCGTGCTGCAGCCCGTGCGGACCTGTCAGCCCGCGTTCAGTGCCGCGGTCATCGGGCACGTCGAGGTCACCAAGACCGACGACGCCGAGCGCAACGCCTACTGCCGACCGGTGCCCCACCCGACGGTCCCCCTCGACTGGCTGACCATGACAAGGACGTTCCACGCCAATCAGCTGCACTGGTTCGCCGATGCCGAGATGATGGCGTGGCTCAGCGGCGCCCGGCTGAACGTCGTCAGCCACCTCAGCAGCCGCACGCCGACGCCGGCGGACATGATCCCGCTCTCGGAGCGCCTGTCCGCGGTCAACGAGAAGATCGACGCGTTGCTCGGCGCCTGA
- a CDS encoding ABC transporter ATP-binding protein, translating to MSTTDWRGRAVTNDDDDLPIDESISRRREARVLLGGLLRPYAGLVALLTIVIVVENAARLSVPLLVQRGIDHGIPPIVDGGSARELLLIVAALCGVVVVQATSRMFFLRRSGRIGQEVLLTLRRRIFRHFQRLDVAFHDRYTSGRVVARSTNDVEAIQDMLETGFDGLITAILTLVGTAVLLVVLDLRLGLLCLCAFPILVLLVWWFRTQSARTYKKVRESAALVIVQFVETMTGIKAVQAYRRELRNQQIFTDVADDYKNINERAFKLLAVFMPSVRLVGNVATGGVVLYGGYRVLHGEMTLGTLTAFLLYLRIFFEPMQEISQFFNTFQSAAAALEKIAGVLAEAPGIQDPRHPVELPKVNGDIAFRHVEFGYVPDRPVLPGLDLHIPAGQTVALVGTTGAGKTTIAKLIARFYDPTSGSVTLDGVDLRELSQADLRKHVVMVTQENFMFVGSIADNIRFGRPDATDAEVRAAAEAVGADRFIGALVDGYDTDVAKRGGRLSAGQRQLIAFARAFLADPAVLILDEATSSLDIPSERLVQRALATVLADRTAVVIAHRLSTVEIADRVLVLEHGRVVEDGRPDELILGGGRYAALHRAWVDSLA from the coding sequence GTGAGCACCACGGACTGGCGCGGGCGCGCGGTCACCAACGACGACGACGACCTGCCGATCGACGAGTCGATCTCCCGCCGCCGGGAGGCGCGCGTGCTGCTGGGCGGGTTGTTGCGCCCGTACGCCGGGCTGGTGGCGCTGCTGACGATCGTGATCGTCGTGGAGAACGCGGCCCGCCTCTCGGTGCCGCTGCTGGTGCAGCGCGGCATCGACCACGGCATTCCGCCGATCGTCGACGGCGGCTCGGCCCGCGAGCTGCTGCTGATCGTCGCCGCGCTGTGCGGCGTGGTCGTCGTGCAGGCGACGAGCCGGATGTTCTTCCTGCGGCGCTCGGGGCGGATCGGTCAAGAGGTGCTGCTGACGTTGCGCCGCAGGATCTTCCGGCACTTCCAGCGACTCGACGTGGCGTTCCACGACCGTTACACGTCGGGCCGTGTGGTGGCGCGCTCGACGAACGACGTCGAAGCCATTCAGGACATGCTGGAGACGGGTTTCGACGGTCTCATCACGGCGATCCTGACCCTCGTCGGCACCGCCGTCCTGCTCGTCGTCCTCGACCTGCGACTGGGGTTGCTGTGCCTCTGTGCGTTCCCCATCCTGGTGCTGCTGGTGTGGTGGTTCCGGACCCAGTCGGCGCGCACGTACAAGAAGGTGCGCGAGAGCGCGGCCCTCGTGATCGTGCAGTTCGTGGAGACCATGACCGGCATCAAGGCCGTGCAGGCCTACCGTCGCGAACTGCGCAACCAGCAGATCTTCACCGACGTCGCCGACGACTACAAGAACATCAACGAGCGGGCGTTCAAACTGCTGGCGGTCTTCATGCCGTCGGTCCGACTGGTCGGCAACGTCGCGACCGGAGGGGTCGTGCTCTACGGCGGTTACCGCGTGCTGCATGGTGAGATGACGCTGGGCACGCTCACCGCGTTCCTGCTGTACCTGCGGATCTTCTTCGAACCCATGCAGGAGATCTCGCAGTTCTTCAACACGTTCCAGTCGGCGGCCGCCGCGCTGGAGAAGATCGCGGGCGTGCTGGCCGAGGCGCCCGGCATCCAGGATCCGCGACACCCCGTCGAGCTACCGAAGGTCAACGGCGACATCGCCTTTCGCCACGTCGAGTTCGGCTACGTGCCCGACCGGCCGGTGCTGCCGGGGTTGGACCTGCACATTCCGGCGGGGCAGACCGTCGCCCTGGTCGGCACGACCGGTGCGGGCAAGACCACGATCGCCAAGCTGATCGCGCGGTTCTACGACCCCACTTCCGGGTCGGTCACACTCGACGGCGTCGACCTGCGCGAGCTGTCGCAGGCCGACCTGCGCAAGCACGTGGTGATGGTGACCCAGGAGAACTTCATGTTCGTCGGCAGCATCGCCGACAACATCCGGTTCGGCCGCCCCGACGCGACGGACGCCGAGGTGCGGGCGGCGGCCGAAGCCGTTGGCGCAGACCGGTTCATCGGCGCGCTCGTCGACGGGTACGACACCGACGTCGCCAAGCGAGGCGGCCGGCTGTCGGCGGGGCAGCGGCAGCTGATCGCGTTCGCGCGGGCGTTCCTCGCCGATCCGGCGGTGCTGATCCTCGACGAGGCGACCTCGTCACTCGACATCCCCAGCGAGCGGCTGGTGCAGCGGGCACTGGCCACCGTTCTCGCCGATCGCACCGCGGTGGTGATCGCGCACCGCCTCTCGACGGTCGAGATCGCCGACCGAGTCCTGGTGCTCGAGCACGGGCGCGTCGTGGAGGACGGGCGCCCCGACGAGTTGATCCTCGGCGGTGGCAGATACGCCGCGCTGCACCGCGCCTGGGTCGACTCGCTGGCCTGA
- a CDS encoding ABC transporter ATP-binding protein: MTAPGLRSEPSLAPPPRRVRSSSDLLRLLPYLKPYRVRWTAMLVAALLSLVATVAIPLMTRAVIDGPVRHQDQRHLWLLGSAAMAVLVSEAVLWFVRRWLVARATMGVEADIRKDLYARLQILPMSFHGRWQSGQLLSRVMNDLSTIRMFLSFGLLFLLLNIIQIIAVTGILLAMYWPLGVVVVVSIVPITATVLHFQRQFTKLSRAAQDQSGNVATHVEEQALGLRVVKAFGREGYAYERFDERATALFDTEVGKVGVQAKFWTLLEAIPSGSLIIVLGLGAYAAGHGLVTMGTLVAFITMMLSLVWPIASLGFLLSMTQEAMTAANRVVEIFDAPREIGDGPERVTPRGGRLELRDVGFRFPDSEKWVLRHLNLTVEAGETLALVGATGSGKSALVALLSRLYDVTEGSILVDGRDIRDLSLPALRKAVATAFEDPTLFSMSVAENLRLGRGPEDPATDAELAEAVDVAAADFVYDLPFGLDTRIGEQGMSLSGGQRQRLSLARALLAAPSILVLDDTLSALDVHTEAAVTEALSRVLGRREAGTQRRRVTGVIVANRASTVLLADRVALLQDGTITRVGTHAELLDDAPAYRYLLAADDELDDGAERDPEWEEDDERDRLDHLYLESR; encoded by the coding sequence ATGACGGCTCCCGGTCTGCGGTCCGAGCCGTCGCTCGCGCCGCCGCCGCGTCGCGTCCGGTCGTCGTCGGACCTCCTGCGGCTGCTGCCCTACCTCAAGCCCTACCGGGTCCGGTGGACGGCCATGCTCGTCGCCGCGCTGCTCAGTCTGGTGGCGACGGTGGCCATTCCGCTGATGACCAGAGCCGTCATCGACGGGCCCGTACGCCACCAGGACCAGCGGCACCTGTGGCTGCTCGGCTCGGCCGCGATGGCGGTGCTGGTGTCGGAGGCCGTGCTGTGGTTCGTGCGCCGCTGGCTGGTGGCCCGCGCCACGATGGGCGTCGAGGCCGACATTCGCAAGGATCTCTATGCGCGGCTGCAGATCTTGCCGATGTCGTTCCACGGCCGCTGGCAGTCCGGGCAGCTGCTGTCGCGGGTGATGAACGACCTGAGCACCATTCGCATGTTCCTCTCGTTCGGCCTGTTGTTCTTGTTGCTCAACATCATTCAGATCATCGCGGTGACCGGGATCCTGCTGGCGATGTACTGGCCGCTCGGTGTCGTGGTGGTGGTGTCGATCGTGCCGATCACCGCGACCGTGCTGCACTTCCAACGGCAGTTCACCAAGCTCTCGCGCGCCGCGCAGGACCAGTCCGGCAACGTCGCCACCCACGTCGAGGAGCAGGCGCTCGGACTGCGCGTGGTCAAGGCGTTCGGCCGCGAGGGGTATGCCTACGAACGTTTCGACGAGCGCGCCACCGCACTGTTCGACACCGAGGTGGGCAAGGTCGGCGTGCAGGCGAAGTTCTGGACGCTGCTGGAGGCCATCCCCAGCGGCAGCCTCATCATCGTGCTGGGCCTCGGCGCCTACGCCGCGGGCCACGGCCTGGTGACGATGGGCACGCTCGTCGCGTTCATCACGATGATGCTGTCGCTGGTGTGGCCCATCGCCTCACTCGGCTTCCTCCTGTCGATGACCCAGGAGGCGATGACGGCCGCCAACCGCGTCGTCGAGATCTTCGACGCGCCACGGGAGATCGGCGACGGACCCGAGCGCGTGACGCCGCGCGGCGGCCGGCTCGAACTCCGCGACGTCGGGTTCCGGTTCCCCGACAGCGAGAAGTGGGTGCTGAGGCATCTGAATCTCACCGTCGAAGCCGGGGAGACGCTGGCGTTGGTCGGTGCGACGGGGTCGGGCAAGTCGGCGCTCGTCGCGCTGCTGTCGCGGCTCTACGACGTCACCGAGGGCTCGATCTTGGTCGACGGCAGGGACATTCGCGACCTGAGCTTGCCCGCGCTGCGCAAGGCGGTGGCGACCGCGTTCGAGGACCCGACGCTGTTCTCGATGTCGGTGGCCGAGAACCTGCGCCTGGGCCGCGGGCCCGAGGACCCCGCCACCGATGCCGAGCTGGCCGAGGCCGTCGACGTCGCGGCCGCCGACTTCGTCTACGACCTGCCGTTCGGTCTCGACACGCGGATCGGCGAGCAGGGGATGAGCCTGTCGGGCGGTCAGCGCCAACGACTTTCGCTGGCGCGGGCGCTGCTCGCGGCGCCGTCGATCCTGGTGCTCGACGACACGCTGTCCGCACTGGACGTGCACACCGAGGCCGCCGTGACCGAGGCGCTGAGCCGGGTGCTGGGCAGGCGGGAGGCGGGCACGCAGCGCAGGAGGGTGACCGGCGTGATCGTCGCCAACCGCGCGTCGACGGTGCTGCTGGCCGACCGCGTGGCGCTGCTGCAGGACGGCACCATCACGCGCGTGGGCACGCACGCCGAGCTGCTCGACGACGCTCCCGCCTACCGCTACCTGCTCGCCGCCGACGACGAACTCGACGACGGCGCGGAGCGCGATCCCGAATGGGAAGAGGACGACGAGCGCGACCGTCTCGACCATCTGTATCTGGAGAGCCGGTGA
- a CDS encoding ABC transporter ATP-binding protein, protein MSMEYAASRALYRQRNARGGDLRALANRALLQRIWTFSARHHRRIGAFVAVSVVGAVLAVSTPVLAGRVVDAIVHGGTPTTVVLLAAVIAAVALAEAATGLLTRWQSSQIGEGMILDLRTAVFDHVQRMPVAFFTRTRTGALVSRLGNDVMGAQRAFSDTLSGVVSNLVTLGLTLGVMLGISWQITVLSLVLTPLFLLPARRIGRSMAELSRESAIYNATMNTQMTERFSAPGATLIKLFGHPARESSEFAARAGRVRDIGVRTSMLQATFMNSLTLMSSLALALVYGLGGVLAIGGHLQAGAIVSLALLLTRLYAPLTALANAHVEIASALVSFERVFEVLDLVPLILEDDDAVAVPTGPVSVEFDDVRFSYPAADKVSLASLEEVAVLDDRGGDEVLHGISFTAQPGQMVALVGSSGAGKSTIASLVARLYDVDSGSVRLSGTDVRDVTFASLKETVGVVTQDGHLFHESIRANLTLAAPGASDDELWDALRRSRLADVVADMPDGLDTVVGERGYRLSGGQRQRLTIARLLLGSSRVVVLDEATASLDSESEAAVQQALTEALAGRTSIVIAHRLSTIRAADVILVVEDGRIVERGTHAQLLARGGRYTTLYETQFRDDEAAA, encoded by the coding sequence ATGAGCATGGAATACGCGGCGAGCCGGGCGCTGTACCGGCAGCGGAACGCGCGCGGGGGTGACCTCCGCGCGCTGGCAAACCGTGCCCTGCTCCAGCGCATCTGGACGTTCTCGGCCAGACACCACCGGCGCATCGGGGCGTTCGTCGCGGTGAGCGTGGTGGGCGCCGTGCTCGCGGTGTCGACGCCGGTCCTGGCGGGCCGGGTGGTCGACGCGATCGTGCACGGCGGGACGCCGACCACGGTGGTCCTGCTGGCCGCCGTCATCGCCGCGGTCGCCCTGGCCGAGGCCGCGACCGGGCTGCTGACCCGGTGGCAGTCCTCGCAGATCGGCGAGGGCATGATCCTCGACCTGCGCACCGCGGTGTTCGACCACGTGCAGCGGATGCCGGTGGCGTTCTTCACCAGGACCAGGACCGGCGCACTCGTCAGCAGGTTGGGCAACGACGTGATGGGTGCGCAGCGCGCGTTCTCCGACACGCTGTCCGGCGTCGTGTCCAATCTCGTCACGCTGGGGCTCACGCTCGGCGTCATGCTCGGCATCTCGTGGCAGATCACCGTGCTGTCACTGGTGTTGACGCCGCTGTTCCTGCTGCCCGCCCGGCGCATCGGCCGCAGCATGGCCGAGCTGAGCCGCGAGAGCGCGATCTACAACGCGACGATGAATACCCAGATGACGGAACGGTTCTCGGCTCCCGGCGCGACCCTGATCAAGCTGTTCGGCCATCCCGCGCGCGAATCGAGTGAGTTCGCGGCCCGAGCGGGCCGGGTTCGCGACATCGGCGTGCGCACCTCGATGCTGCAGGCCACCTTCATGAACTCGCTGACGCTGATGTCGTCGTTGGCGCTCGCGCTGGTGTACGGCCTCGGCGGCGTCCTCGCGATCGGGGGGCACCTGCAGGCGGGCGCGATCGTCTCGCTGGCACTGCTGCTCACCCGGCTGTATGCGCCGCTGACCGCGCTGGCCAACGCGCACGTCGAAATCGCCAGCGCGCTGGTCAGTTTCGAGCGGGTGTTCGAGGTGCTCGACCTGGTGCCGCTCATTCTGGAGGACGACGACGCGGTCGCGGTGCCCACGGGTCCGGTGAGCGTCGAGTTCGACGACGTGCGCTTCTCCTACCCCGCGGCGGACAAGGTGTCGCTGGCCTCGCTGGAGGAGGTCGCGGTGCTCGACGACCGCGGCGGTGACGAAGTGCTGCATGGCATTTCGTTCACGGCTCAGCCGGGTCAGATGGTCGCGCTGGTGGGGTCCTCCGGTGCGGGCAAGTCGACCATCGCCTCCCTGGTAGCGCGGCTCTACGACGTCGACTCCGGTTCGGTCCGGTTGTCCGGCACCGACGTTCGCGACGTCACGTTCGCCTCGCTGAAGGAGACCGTCGGCGTGGTGACCCAGGACGGTCACCTCTTCCACGAGTCGATCCGGGCCAACCTGACCCTGGCCGCGCCCGGCGCGTCGGACGACGAACTGTGGGACGCCCTGCGCCGGTCGCGGCTCGCCGACGTCGTCGCCGACATGCCCGACGGTCTCGACACCGTCGTCGGCGAGCGCGGATATCGCCTGTCGGGCGGTCAGCGCCAGCGGCTGACCATCGCGCGTCTGCTGCTCGGCTCCTCGCGCGTCGTCGTGCTCGACGAGGCGACGGCGTCGCTGGACTCCGAATCCGAGGCGGCCGTGCAGCAGGCCCTCACCGAGGCGCTGGCCGGTCGCACGTCGATCGTGATCGCGCACCGGTTGTCGACCATCCGCGCGGCCGACGTCATCCTCGTCGTCGAGGACGGCCGCATCGTGGAGCGCGGCACCCACGCCCAACTGCTCGCCAGGGGCGGGCGGTACACGACGCTGTACGAGACCCAGTTCCGCGACGACGAGGCGGCGGCATGA
- a CDS encoding chromate transporter: MSTYLQLVVLFGSLSLMSFGGGNAVLPEMHLRAVHQHRWLTDGQFADLFSISQTTPGPSILIVGMVGYAAGLPVGGVLGGILGGVIATVAMVVPAASLVYAITLFWQRAEQSRWRLAVEKGLAPLTVGLILASALVMSRAADHDWRTYLLTAVCTVIFVRTSINPLVVVAIAGVIGYFGIV; this comes from the coding sequence GTGAGCACGTATCTGCAGCTGGTCGTGCTGTTCGGTTCGCTGTCGCTGATGTCCTTCGGCGGGGGCAATGCGGTGTTGCCGGAGATGCACCTGCGCGCGGTCCACCAGCATCGGTGGCTGACCGACGGCCAGTTCGCCGACCTGTTCTCCATCTCGCAGACCACGCCGGGGCCGAGCATCCTGATCGTCGGGATGGTCGGCTACGCGGCGGGGCTGCCCGTCGGCGGCGTGCTCGGCGGGATCCTCGGCGGCGTGATCGCCACGGTCGCGATGGTGGTGCCCGCCGCGTCGCTGGTGTACGCCATCACGCTGTTCTGGCAGCGGGCCGAGCAAAGCCGGTGGCGGCTCGCCGTCGAGAAGGGGCTCGCGCCGCTGACCGTGGGGCTGATCCTGGCGTCGGCACTGGTGATGAGCAGGGCCGCCGACCACGACTGGCGGACGTATCTGCTGACGGCGGTCTGCACGGTGATCTTCGTCCGCACGTCGATCAATCCACTCGTCGTCGTGGCCATCGCCGGCGTGATTGGCTACTTCGGCATCGTTTAG
- a CDS encoding chromate transporter produces MTEPERVSLVELAVTFNHIALASFGGGLSAWSREVLVVEKQWLGEAEFLSAMTMCRILPGANQVNMAVFAGTKMRAVPGAIAALIGLCLVPLVIVLALAWLYFTFKEVPAVKGVLHGASAAAVAMTLTMVIQTGRKCLTGVVPIALFATAFVLNGVLRWPLLLTLAIVAPLGLIWAWPRRRTEQAEQ; encoded by the coding sequence GTGACGGAGCCGGAGCGGGTCTCCCTCGTCGAGCTGGCCGTCACGTTCAACCACATCGCGCTGGCGTCGTTCGGCGGCGGGCTCTCGGCGTGGTCGCGCGAGGTCCTCGTCGTCGAGAAGCAGTGGCTCGGTGAGGCGGAGTTCCTGTCGGCGATGACGATGTGCCGAATCCTGCCCGGCGCCAACCAGGTGAACATGGCCGTGTTCGCCGGCACGAAGATGCGGGCCGTGCCGGGCGCGATCGCCGCACTCATCGGTCTTTGCCTGGTGCCGTTGGTGATCGTGCTGGCGCTGGCGTGGCTGTACTTCACGTTCAAGGAGGTCCCCGCCGTCAAGGGCGTGCTGCACGGGGCGTCGGCGGCCGCCGTGGCGATGACGCTGACGATGGTGATCCAGACCGGCAGGAAGTGCCTGACCGGGGTGGTGCCGATCGCGCTGTTCGCCACGGCGTTCGTGCTCAACGGCGTGCTGCGGTGGCCGCTGCTCCTGACGCTGGCCATCGTGGCGCCGCTCGGCCTGATCTGGGCGTGGCCGCGCCGACGTACCGAGCAGGCCGAACAGTGA
- a CDS encoding phospholipase D-like domain-containing protein produces the protein MQPSGPRLIVEPDDGVGPVVDFIASARTSLLIKQFTFTDETLIDAVLERRRAGVDVRVMLNAARSGGDRANDETYERFCAAGIDVRWANPKFYVTHEKSMVVDEKVALVATFNMCLKYFTATRDYGVIITDPAHVAQIVEVFDADWNHEDWVPTAYRGLLWSNSNSRFHMARFIDTAVHRIDVQHPKFVDAVITDHLAAAIERGVKVHVLCGGKHGISEWDVLDTFASLRTLRRFGAKVHKQKNLRVHAKLLIVDGQRALVGSMNIDRSAFDLRRELGITIDDPAVVARLGATFEEDWAQSHAYAPPDPLDSIGHEEDDFPHDPELVHE, from the coding sequence GTGCAGCCGAGTGGCCCCCGTCTGATCGTCGAACCGGACGACGGTGTCGGTCCGGTCGTCGACTTCATCGCCTCGGCCCGGACGTCGCTGTTGATCAAGCAGTTCACGTTCACCGACGAGACCCTCATCGACGCGGTGCTGGAACGCCGGCGGGCCGGCGTGGACGTGCGCGTCATGCTGAACGCGGCGCGGTCCGGGGGCGACCGCGCGAACGACGAGACCTACGAACGGTTTTGCGCCGCGGGCATCGACGTGCGGTGGGCCAACCCGAAGTTCTACGTCACGCACGAGAAGTCGATGGTGGTCGACGAGAAGGTCGCGCTCGTCGCGACGTTCAACATGTGCCTCAAGTACTTCACGGCGACGCGGGACTACGGCGTGATCATCACCGACCCCGCACACGTCGCGCAGATCGTCGAGGTCTTCGACGCCGACTGGAACCACGAGGACTGGGTCCCCACGGCGTATCGGGGTCTGCTGTGGAGCAACTCCAATTCGCGCTTTCACATGGCCCGCTTCATCGACACCGCGGTGCACCGCATCGACGTTCAGCACCCCAAGTTCGTCGACGCCGTCATCACCGACCACCTGGCGGCCGCGATCGAGCGCGGCGTGAAGGTGCACGTGCTGTGTGGCGGCAAGCACGGCATCAGCGAGTGGGACGTCCTCGACACGTTCGCCTCGCTGCGCACGCTGCGGCGCTTCGGCGCCAAGGTGCACAAGCAGAAGAACCTCAGGGTGCACGCGAAACTGCTCATCGTCGACGGCCAGCGCGCGCTGGTGGGTTCCATGAACATCGACCGCAGCGCCTTCGACCTGCGTCGCGAGCTGGGCATCACGATCGACGACCCGGCCGTCGTCGCGCGGCTCGGGGCGACGTTCGAGGAGGACTGGGCGCAGTCGCACGCCTACGCGCCGCCCGATCCGCTGGACTCCATCGGCCACGAGGAGGACGACTTCCCGCACGATCCCGAACTCGTCCACGAGTGA